In Temnothorax longispinosus isolate EJ_2023e chromosome 10, Tlon_JGU_v1, whole genome shotgun sequence, a single window of DNA contains:
- the LOC139819924 gene encoding organic cation transporter protein-like isoform X1, whose amino-acid sequence MPPQEKFPVSAGVSGNLSPQDASPDGGLSASASSDGLSSVKGRKSGDDQDDQEQPKDIDFDDLLPHVGEFGTYQRILFVLMIPFAFFVAWVYFSQIFITLVPEKHWCRVPELENLPVEERIALAIPVGEDGYSKCTMYDVNYTELLLNGIREADPNWPTKGCSHGWEFNFTDIPYETVATELGWVCEHSALPTTAQSVFFVGAIFGGLIFGWIADRYGRIPALVGANVTGFLAGVATVLAGSFWEFALCRFFVGFAFDNCFTMMYILVLEYVGPKWRTFVANMSIALFFTFAACILPWIAYFLANWRLTCITISVPLALAVAAPWLVPESARWLVSQGQVEKAIGILGKFERMNGTKVPENVYQQFRETCARVCKEQEADKTYSVVDLFKSPRLRNVTILLIIIWMVISLVFDGHVRNVNNLGLDVFVTFTIAAFTELPADTFLTLVLDRWGRRWLACGTMVISGIFSIWASAISNNIYSATLAIVGRFWVNISYNIGLQYAAEVLPTVVRAQGVALIHIMGYVASILAPFVVYLDTVSPILPLLVLGVMGILGGLLTLLLPETLDKDLPQTLQDGEDFGKNQKLWDMPCLSKKKPDVEAPPVAVFRSFERSSFRSSMRASIRGETLRSSMIQRSSIRSRKSVNAATEESKCGELKRAKSK is encoded by the exons ATGCCGCCGCAGGAGAAGTTTCCAGTGTCCGCCGGGGTTTCCGGGAACTTGTCCCCGCAGGATGCGAGCCCCGACGGGGGCCTGTCAGCCTCGGCCTCATCCGACGGGCTTTCGTCCGTCAAGGGCCGCAAGAGCGGCGATGATCAGGATGACCAGGAGCAGCCTAAGGACATAGACTTCGACGACTTGCTGCCGCACGTAGGCGAGTTCGGCACCTATCAGAGAATCCTGTTCGTGCTAATGATACCGTTCGCCTTCTTTGTCGCCTGGGTGTACTTCTCGCAGATATTCATCACCCTCGTGCCGGAGAAGCACTGGTGTCGCGTGCCGGAATTGGAGAACCTCCCAGTCGAAGAAAG AATCGCCCTGGCGATACCGGTCGGCGAGGATGGCTATTCCAAATGCACCATGTACGATGTGAATTACACGGAACTCCTATTGAACGGGATCAGAGAGGCGGATCCGAACTGGCCGACGAAGGGTTGCTCGCACGGTTGGGAGTTCAATTTTACCGACATCCCCTACGAGACCGTGGCGACCGAG TTGGGATGGGTGTGCGAACACAGCGCGCTGCCGACGACCGCTCAGAGCGTCTTCTTTGTCGGCGCGATCTTCGGCGGCCTGATCTTCGGATGGATCGCCGACAGATACGGCAGAATACCGGCGCTGGTCGGCGCAAATGTCACCGGCTTTCTAGCGGGCGTCGCGACCGTTTTGGCCGGAAGTTTCTGGGAGTTCGCGCTGTGCCGGTTCTTCGTCGGCTTCGCCTTCGACAATTGTTTCACCATGATGTACATACTGG tACTGGAATACGTGGGACCGAAATGGCGCACTTTCGTGGCGAACATGTCGATAGCACTCTTCTTCACGTTCGCAGCCTGCATCTTACCTTGGATCGCGTACTTCCTAGCCAACTGGAGGCTGACTTGCATTACAATATCCGTCCCTCTGGCTCTGGCGGTGGCGGCACCCTGGTTAGTACCAGAAAGCGCGAGGTGGCTTGTCAGTCAAGGCCAAGTGGAGAAAGCCATTGGGATCTTGGGTAAATTCGAACGCATGAACGGCACGAAAGTACCCGAAAACGTCTATCAACAGTTCCGC GAAACCTGCGCCAGAGTATGCAAAGAGCAAGAAGCGGACAAGACTTACTCCGTGGTGGATCTATTTAAGAGTCCACGTTTGCGAAATGTTACGATTCTCCTCATTATTATCTG GATGGTGATATCGCTGGTATTTGATGGCCACGTAAGAAACGTGAATAATCTCGGGCTCGACGTCTTTGTAACGTTTACCATAGCGGCGTTTACCGAACTACCCGCCGACACGTTCCTCACCCTCGTTCTCGATCGATGGGGTAGACGATGGTTGGCCTGCGGCACCATGGTAATTTCCGGAATTTTCAGCATTTGGGCAAGCGCGATTTCAAACA ATATTTATTCGGCTACCCTGGCGATCGTCGGTAGATTCTGGGTCAACATCTCATACAACATCGGTCTTCAGTATGCGGCCGAAGTGTTGCCGACAGTTGTAAGGGCTCAAGGGGTTGCCTTGATCCATATAATGGGATACGTAGCCAGCATCCTTGCACCCTTTGTCGTTTACCTGGACACTGTCTCGCCCATTTTGCCATTACTGGTTCTCGGCGTCATGGGCATTCTGGGCGGTCTTTTGACACTTCTGTTACCGGAGACACTCGATAAGGATCTGCCACAGACTTTGCAGGACGGTGAAGATTTCGGAAAGAATCAGAAGCTATGGGACATGCCGTGTCTCTCGAA aaaaaagCCTGACGTGGAGGCGCCGCCAGTGGCCGTCTTCCGGTCCTTCGAACGCAGCAGCTTCCGAAGTTCAATGAGAGCATCTATTCGCGGTGAGACCCTGAGGAGCAGCATGATACAAAGATCGAGCATAAGATCACGGAAAAGCGTAAATGCGGCCACGGAAGAGAGCAAGTGCGGAGAGCTGAAGAGAGCGAAGAGCAAGTGA
- the LOC139819924 gene encoding organic cation transporter protein-like isoform X2, which yields MPPQEKFPVSAGVSGNLSPQDASPDGGLSASASSDGLSSVKGRKSGDDQDDQEQPKDIDFDDLLPHVGEFGTYQRILFVLMIPFAFFVAWVYFSQIFITLVPEKHWCRVPELENLPVEERIALAIPVGEDGYSKCTMYDVNYTELLLNGIREADPNWPTKGCSHGWEFNFTDIPYETVATELGWVCEHSALPTTAQSVFFVGAIFGGLIFGWIADRYGRIPALVGANVTGFLAGVATVLAGSFWEFALCRFFVGFAFDNCFTMMYILACILPWIAYFLANWRLTCITISVPLALAVAAPWLVPESARWLVSQGQVEKAIGILGKFERMNGTKVPENVYQQFRETCARVCKEQEADKTYSVVDLFKSPRLRNVTILLIIIWMVISLVFDGHVRNVNNLGLDVFVTFTIAAFTELPADTFLTLVLDRWGRRWLACGTMVISGIFSIWASAISNNIYSATLAIVGRFWVNISYNIGLQYAAEVLPTVVRAQGVALIHIMGYVASILAPFVVYLDTVSPILPLLVLGVMGILGGLLTLLLPETLDKDLPQTLQDGEDFGKNQKLWDMPCLSKKKPDVEAPPVAVFRSFERSSFRSSMRASIRGETLRSSMIQRSSIRSRKSVNAATEESKCGELKRAKSK from the exons ATGCCGCCGCAGGAGAAGTTTCCAGTGTCCGCCGGGGTTTCCGGGAACTTGTCCCCGCAGGATGCGAGCCCCGACGGGGGCCTGTCAGCCTCGGCCTCATCCGACGGGCTTTCGTCCGTCAAGGGCCGCAAGAGCGGCGATGATCAGGATGACCAGGAGCAGCCTAAGGACATAGACTTCGACGACTTGCTGCCGCACGTAGGCGAGTTCGGCACCTATCAGAGAATCCTGTTCGTGCTAATGATACCGTTCGCCTTCTTTGTCGCCTGGGTGTACTTCTCGCAGATATTCATCACCCTCGTGCCGGAGAAGCACTGGTGTCGCGTGCCGGAATTGGAGAACCTCCCAGTCGAAGAAAG AATCGCCCTGGCGATACCGGTCGGCGAGGATGGCTATTCCAAATGCACCATGTACGATGTGAATTACACGGAACTCCTATTGAACGGGATCAGAGAGGCGGATCCGAACTGGCCGACGAAGGGTTGCTCGCACGGTTGGGAGTTCAATTTTACCGACATCCCCTACGAGACCGTGGCGACCGAG TTGGGATGGGTGTGCGAACACAGCGCGCTGCCGACGACCGCTCAGAGCGTCTTCTTTGTCGGCGCGATCTTCGGCGGCCTGATCTTCGGATGGATCGCCGACAGATACGGCAGAATACCGGCGCTGGTCGGCGCAAATGTCACCGGCTTTCTAGCGGGCGTCGCGACCGTTTTGGCCGGAAGTTTCTGGGAGTTCGCGCTGTGCCGGTTCTTCGTCGGCTTCGCCTTCGACAATTGTTTCACCATGATGTACATACTGG CCTGCATCTTACCTTGGATCGCGTACTTCCTAGCCAACTGGAGGCTGACTTGCATTACAATATCCGTCCCTCTGGCTCTGGCGGTGGCGGCACCCTGGTTAGTACCAGAAAGCGCGAGGTGGCTTGTCAGTCAAGGCCAAGTGGAGAAAGCCATTGGGATCTTGGGTAAATTCGAACGCATGAACGGCACGAAAGTACCCGAAAACGTCTATCAACAGTTCCGC GAAACCTGCGCCAGAGTATGCAAAGAGCAAGAAGCGGACAAGACTTACTCCGTGGTGGATCTATTTAAGAGTCCACGTTTGCGAAATGTTACGATTCTCCTCATTATTATCTG GATGGTGATATCGCTGGTATTTGATGGCCACGTAAGAAACGTGAATAATCTCGGGCTCGACGTCTTTGTAACGTTTACCATAGCGGCGTTTACCGAACTACCCGCCGACACGTTCCTCACCCTCGTTCTCGATCGATGGGGTAGACGATGGTTGGCCTGCGGCACCATGGTAATTTCCGGAATTTTCAGCATTTGGGCAAGCGCGATTTCAAACA ATATTTATTCGGCTACCCTGGCGATCGTCGGTAGATTCTGGGTCAACATCTCATACAACATCGGTCTTCAGTATGCGGCCGAAGTGTTGCCGACAGTTGTAAGGGCTCAAGGGGTTGCCTTGATCCATATAATGGGATACGTAGCCAGCATCCTTGCACCCTTTGTCGTTTACCTGGACACTGTCTCGCCCATTTTGCCATTACTGGTTCTCGGCGTCATGGGCATTCTGGGCGGTCTTTTGACACTTCTGTTACCGGAGACACTCGATAAGGATCTGCCACAGACTTTGCAGGACGGTGAAGATTTCGGAAAGAATCAGAAGCTATGGGACATGCCGTGTCTCTCGAA aaaaaagCCTGACGTGGAGGCGCCGCCAGTGGCCGTCTTCCGGTCCTTCGAACGCAGCAGCTTCCGAAGTTCAATGAGAGCATCTATTCGCGGTGAGACCCTGAGGAGCAGCATGATACAAAGATCGAGCATAAGATCACGGAAAAGCGTAAATGCGGCCACGGAAGAGAGCAAGTGCGGAGAGCTGAAGAGAGCGAAGAGCAAGTGA